In Papaver somniferum cultivar HN1 chromosome 9, ASM357369v1, whole genome shotgun sequence, the genomic stretch TATAACCTTATTAGCTAAGTAGGTTTAATAATTGGGGCGTCacaaacttcttctgttaatcagttaggttactgTGAGGTGACAatattctaggatgctcttcaggagtataagaccgaattattagttgagtttcatgttcaccttgatcctTATCTTAATTAAGACGAAAACaacaaatagaatagacttatatgcgggagacaaatttgtttacaagtcttcgactttgggtcgtagcaacttctaggttgtaaaggacgtcatctaagggaatcaagtgcgcagagtcttgcgagattcaaaaggcgtaaggaacacgactgtaactTAACCGATGtgggacttggttagggctcaactacattccagtctgaagttaacttgtagtagactagagtctttagcggcttaatacagtgtggtgatcaagtctggactaggtcccggagtttttctacatttgcgttttcctcgttaacaaaatttctcgtgtctatgttatttctttttcgcattatattttatttatataattgaaatatcacaggttgtgcgttgttgaatcatagttgataaatcctaccttgtttgttggatatgacttgattaacactaggacattggtctttggtaccatccgagttattttcataacaatcaggttcacggatttctatctgtttgatttagtgattgtgttgagaaagagataaactctttaatatatttcCAGGTTGAGACACAGTaacttggtgctctcagaattatattggagtttagtccatacagattgccgaacgaaatagttgggtgtgtttggtatacccccgccttttcagtaTATACTTGATTGATATTGGAtatttatctttggaatcatccaaGAACTCTTGCGATATAATGAGGTTCACAGACCTGTCTCcatttacatattgattgtgagagaaaaatatataagctctccatataattcctgattgagattcattaagttgtagcTCTCGAAACTGTATTTTGATTTTAGTCCATAGAGGTTTTCTAAAAAAACCCGGTggcgtattttggtaccctcgcatttttagttgagtatcagacatcaccgcGTTCTacagtttgaaggcgaagatcaactgaagacatttagagaacttcatcgacaaaaggtatgtgaagactgaaccatcctcAGAAAAAGAATCTAAGCCTCAAAtcctaaattctgactgggaaaatctcTGCATGACTGATGAAaattcgtttgatgagtttaatcacaaagtgtctgaaattgttaatgcgtgttatgcattaggtaagactattcttgaaaaggacattgtgttgaaaacggaaacgcgggggtaccaaaatacaccaccaactttttcttaggtaacccgtatggacaaacttaaatacaattttgAGAGTTCaaattaatgaatctcaatcaaggaataatatttaaagttatatctctttttctcacaatcagaaagtttatagaGACACGTCCGTTAACCTAATTTACgtatgagagtacttggacgattccaaagatcaatatgaagaatcaatcaagtcgtatccaacaaacaaggatggatgtatctactttgattgattttacgtatacctgtgatatttcaattatataaataaacaattggaaaagaaataacacaaacaccagaaattttgtgaaCGAGAAAACTGGaagtgcataaaaaccccgggaccttgtccaggcttgagcaccaaactgtattaagccgctaaagacactagcatactatgaatacttcagactggaatatagttgagacagaATTCACCTTCACAAAAAATCAGTTACAAccgcgctccttatgcctcttgaatctcgcaagactctgcgcaattgaccCCTTAGTTGAGTTCCTTTACAACGTAAGATTtgattcaacctaagtgaagacttaaaACCAATTTGCCTCCCACAAAAAATCCTATATATGATTTCCGTTGTGATCTTGAGATTAAGGTGAGATAAGAAATCGTTTGCAGTATATTAGGTCTTGCAAACCTCAAAATTTGTTACTTATGagtcccgaagagcagcctagataacctcacaagtaaaacctactcCGATTTCAATAAAGAATCGTTATAAAGgaataaacttgtggaatcacaaagtctgagacgaagaactttgtgatttctatctatcttgcctgatcgGAGTGATACTcaacaatcaataaaaagatcgggatacacgaactatcaagataaatatagttggacctggcttcatgaatccctaagttaagtctttttagtcgttaaATCTAAAAAGATTTAATagagaggatgactctagttacaactaggacacgcaAGAAAAGTGTTAGGGATTCAAAAATCTCAATTACTCGAGGTTCTCCTTTTATATTCTTTCAAAATCTAAACTTGATTTAAATTTAagataaggtagctttggaatcaagcaatctttttccaccgttagatgaaaaatcaaCTTGAGATAAACACAACAATATATACagtctggttaggatgaaccataaccaaaccgtgtataatgacttgttcatgaaaggttagccgaaactagccagatGAATTATAAGCTTAactattttcatataacacttttagactttaatcttgagtcacaaccataggttataatgtgatcgaATATGTCTAGAGGTttttttagagagttattcaaatgttGATTATCTCATAAATATAATTTTGGTGCATCTGAATATAATAGACTGGGTAAGTACGTGTATTGGTACGTGTACTTACTTCCAATTCGTGAGTTATTTTTGTCACAGTACGTATACCGGGTATGTgcacccttaagacaaaaaaagTTCAGAACTTTTGGTATCCAtactaagtatgtgtaccttcccgagttcacgagtcaacaaaactttttggtatccatactaggtatgtgtaccaaaggtcattgccgaactatagctacgccggaaTGTGTACTAAGTACGTATAGTGCGGCTTCATACCTATAACAATTACGCCAGTACGTTAACCTGTATGTGtactgtcttgtatccagatttacagtagttttatttctctttaataatcgatttgaaatatttctgaataacatcaatgacacatatcattgttccagactattttcaaatgattaacttgaatcatgatttaggtcataaacaataaattgtccttaaccaaattcatcaagttttgaACAAATTTTCTTAAGCATAGTcattcatatttcgagaataattaacaagataaacctGACTTGAAATTTCTATTATACATTTTGAAACTCCACTTAGTCATGCCAGCTTAGTcattcatatttcgagaataattaacaagataaacttgactagaAATTTCTATTGTGCATTTTGAAAGTCCACTTAGTCATGTGATTTATTCTCATCTTAgtcacatatttcgagaactaattataagataaacttgactcgaaattcttgatatgcttaggATAGTCTAGTTAGTTACgcgacaacgtctcatagatagaaaggtggaTATAACTTGAAAAATAGGTGCTTCAGTCTTTACTtaacttttgttgaagaagttttcTAAAAGCTTCGGTTGACCTTCGCATTCAAATGGTAGAACACAAGGATGACTGCCATGATGTCTGTTTCTCAACTaaatttctatcctaatctgagatgatatagttttgacaactaaatttgacaataatcttaagatagaaacacttgtgagttcgaccgagcaatgcactaataatcccccctttgtcaattttagagacaaaactatcaatatatatatatatggataagAAATAAAACTTCAAAAACTCCATGAATccaacatgtcttgatttccttggcttcaactccttgaattattTGTTTCTTCAAGTTGCAGTGATTTTGAACATGATCAACTCAGCAtccttgttgttgaagatccgtatccataactataacaacttttgaaaacaaatattctcaatcataGTTATACATAAAATTAGTATTATTATATTCTCTGAAgctcaattgtatctcaactttgaagtaatactacggtgatatgtttctccccgtaataaatacttacatcttttgcataataggtgaaacctatatatTATTGATTCActtcctcttacataatgattcgtaaaccatatgtatgtagtgcgaaaatactaattaattctccctctttttgtcaataaaaattggcaaaggtacggaaaTCATGCgatcataatgaatacaaccaaaagatacttcAGGATTCAAAGGGATTTAAAGATAATACATAAAAACATAGTTAATATGTAACTCATCATACCAACTTTATTTATCACATAATAAGAAAATATTTAGCGTTCTTCTAGGagttaagatacaagcatcccctgtaaATTCCATACCCACACACTccacaaagatatatcaattaagcactagttcatttaagaactctcccctatttgatatCATTACCAAGAGAAGAATATGAGTGACCTTAAtttatgaaaaagaaggattttgtcagACATTAACttatcacatggatttgtatcctgaatATCGACTTAAACTAATCTCAATGCCAGTTATGAATAAATAGataattattagagcactgctcggtcaaactcgcaagtgttgctatctcaagcttgtttgtcaattttagttgtcaaaactataattcttgatttctggtctactcatagctatgtgtcggactaggatagaatgtatagttgagctttagacttcacggcgttaatcgattgaagacgaagatctactgaggagagcttggaggaacttcatcaacaaaaggtatgtggagacttgaactcatctatcacataTAAGTATATTTATTTCTATcttctattgagactaagtcgtatagctatatagactttatattatacacatttgatgtttcaatttgagtttaactcacttacatatttctcgaaatatgtgttggtaagatttagctttaaccaagttcatctttgattcttgacgaaagtcaaaagatgatcatgtgaaaatcgcctggtaacatcttatatgatttctctgaaacagtcatttgatatagactcggaatatttcgtattgatcatttgatcacttgaagatTGCTTTGAAgcaaatagtttgtgtgagacaactattctcgtcttctaagaatgtttcaacgattgaaataagagtttagaacaattaaccattgtctggatataacacaatatgcgtacttgtatgctaactgttgcaagagtAATTCAGGTCCAGGaaattagtatgcatacccgtatgcgtactggtttaataGTTAAAGTTCGGGAACTATAATATGCGTACATGTTTGCATATTTCAACCGAGTTCGGCcatgaacgacaatatgcgtacccgtttgcatactggcggacaagaccaagtccggaactctaagtttgcgcacccatttgcaaacttgagtggttaagttctaaaatcagttaaatatgatttcatactcatgaacaaatacatttatataataaggaatgcaatctttgcaaaccgtggataaaatgttcatgaattgattcaagtgaatcaaattcggttttgcttcaattgtgtcttgtatacttctatgagaatataaacaattgaacaactctatgagtaacacaaatagattcatttgagtcattttggtctagatgtgttaagatgaacaaggttgacatgaaagtgttcatatggataacttcggttaactattgttgagccaactcaatatacacgtgtaggtacggttatccatatctaaataaaggtatatttcatttgtgtgtaacaagctaagaccatctaacggtggagagatattgctttggttttaagcaaacttagcttgaatcttaaatcaggttttcatctaacgatgaatattgattgatttgtttctatgctagcaactggaaaacctaatacccATACCTCATATGTAGTACTAGTTgcatctagagtcgattctcctttaacctaggtttctcCTAAAAcccttataggttaacgacttaaagacttcattgagattctgaagccagacccaactattttctttgtagttgcgtgttctgatattacttgttttatcgtattgagtactatcttctccacaatttgctcgagatttatttccgataggtaagatataaaagtaatcacaaaccttTTCATCTCATCGTCTGtggttccataataacttgttttactaccatatagttaagttattgtgaggtgattgatatttctaggtttttcttcgggaatataagtctggtatatcaattggttcatgtgcaccttgatttatcaaaatacggaacgaaaccttgtaggtatttctatgggagatagatttatctatctaaatagacttttctatgggagacatatttgtttattaagtcttcgactttgggtcgtagcaacttttagttgtgggtgagatcagctaagggaatcaagtgcatggaatccggcgtggttctggaggcgtaaggaacgcgaatgtgccttaatcagtgtgagattggttaatgctcaactacattacCGTCCGAAGttcacttgtagtaggctagtgtctgtagcggcttaatacagtgtggtgttcaaagatggactaggtcccggggtttttctgcatttgcagtttcctcgttaacaaaatttctggtgtctgtattatttcttttctgcattatatttgtttatataattgaaatatcacaagtttgagcgtaagttcaatcagtttgtgaatccgacctcttagttgttgattgaattgattgacacttgaacattggtctttggtaccgttcaagttgtttcttatattaatcagacACACAGATTTAcatttgtttgatttgttgattacattaagaaacagggatataacttttggatatatttattggtcgagctcgctttattagttggtgctctctaaattatattggagttagtccatacatattgcctaaacgaaatattgggtgtggttgttatacccccgctctttcaataatcttaatcgatatGACTTAACATAAAAAAATCTTATGGAGTGTGTAACGCAGTaataacacaaaagtgtgatcacaagtagatcaatgctgcgagaaaattctcaaacAGTTTGTTTTATTTCCaatttataaaaacataatagatttaacttttgagcatatatgaaacaTCAGCTCGGTTCACGAAAACGTTAAGGCACATGTATTTCATAATACTTGGAATaactaaaccaataatgattatgtATTGCAAGTTCATCTTTCCAAAAAtcctaaaatttaaataaataaatataaaaacatgcaagatgaaaatcgttggaaatagcttgtgtaatcacaatttatgCTATActaaatcctagttatcctttttaaaagtaagaataaattttcacaagaagtttcctagaaaggGTAACCaaaagaagataaaagaaaatAACATGAACTTTATAATTTTAGACCTCATCTATATTTTCATACCTTTCTGCAACTTCATCGAAGAAGGAGTCACCAACATATTTAACCCGTCGAATGATAGATATGTTGTGTTCATGCATCAGTACTCCAACCTTCCGATTTACAATACGAACATACTGTCTAACTTTTGTACATCTTGAGATTATCTTTTTCTGGTTTCTGATCATAACCATTTGCTTCTCGATCATCTTGTCATGCCCATCAATGAGTTGATTCAATTGCAACTGAAGGTTAACAATTTCAATCTTAGACTCATTTTGAGCTTGAGTCATATCcttaagggaatcaacaatccaagagTTATGTTCTTTTCTAAAATTAATTATTTTCAGCATTGTTTCATGAAAAGAGCTTTCTTCCTTTGTATCATCTTCTATATATATACTAGGGTGTAACTTATGGTTACATATAGATGGACCGCACACATGGACAGTTATATTTTTAATAgatattatttaataaaaaaatttaaaacatgctaCTTTAGTCATTAGCTTCACCATAAGTGCTTTAACATGACAATTTACCAAGTTAAGTTCAAATATTTTGGTTCAACGACACTTTACAATTATGATTGAggtaggatccatggacactcttagatggacaagttAGGCAAAATTTGTGCAATTTCCTCCACAAaatccaaacgacaatgaatttaaatgTAATATTTTAATGATACAGTTAAACCTCTATAATTTAATAGCCTTGGGACCACTGCAATTTATTAATTTAAAGAGATATTAAATTATCcataaattaataatttattaatttaaagATAAATTAATAGTGTATTAGTTTAGAGAATTTCATATTGATAATGTCAATAAAGTGAATTTGACTCATTTAATTTGAATGATTTGTAATTTCAAGTGACTACAAAAATTAAATATTCATTCAAATAGGGCAACTCCGCGTCTTATGAGTGCATCACGAACTATTAGGGATGAAATAGAATTAGATttgaacttaaaaaaaaaaaaaNNNNNNNNNNNNNNNNNNNNNNNNNNNNNNNNNNNNNNNNNNNNNNNNNNNNNNNNNNNNNNNNNNNNNNNNNNNNNNNNNAAAAAAAAAACACAAGCAACTACTGATGCATAGTTTCCTAAAGTTTGATACGTATAAATATTAATGTTTTTTCAATTTTCgttatcaaaactagtcataaaaacttaagtgattattaatttatttataaagtatttataaatattattagtaattattaatttataaaaTATTTGGGACCTATAAATACTTAAGTGAGATTTTTGAAACGTATTAAATTATTATATTatcgaaattattattttagactATAGGTCCAAGAAGGGACtaagaaattttattattttagcgagattattattttagcgagtaTTAATTTACAGAGATTCTACTGTGTGTTCCTCTTATaggactctacattcctacaagaaatgaacacaattcgagatgtataaaatGACCATCTACCTCTTTGAATATCAGAGTGTTCATAGATCCTTCCTCATTATAATTTACCAAACACTTAACTAATTTGCTTCCACGGTACGACGCAGTACAACACGACGTGTGAGCGCTTTTCTAAAACTCAGGACAATACCAAACTTACAGTATGAAAGCACGATTGCTAGAGGTGGATGCCGTTATTAACTGGGCGGGTACTAATCCAGTATTGGGCTTCATTAGTTTGGAATAAGGGAATGTATGCGTCCAACTCATCTGTCACTTTGTGCATTTTCAAAATTCACTTCCCTTGTTCTCTCTCTTGTGGGTAGGGTTTCGAAATCAAACCAAATCAAAAGTTCCAACgagggaaaataaaaataaaaaggaagaGAAAGATAATTAGAAGAAAAAACGGTATTCCGGatcaagatttatgaatttattaaggCGTTATTGGGTGGGAGTTACGGACATTTGGCGGAATcaattaatttcatttttcttaattttagagtgattttgaagaaccctaaaaaccCCAGAAAATGAACCTAGTGGAATCATCAATGGCTTACTTGGCTGCTTCCGGAAGTGACACGGTCAAATTATTCGATGTTTCAGAAGATGCGGACCGAGATCCATGTATATTGAGTTATACGCCTTCACCAGGATCACAAGTGAACTCCGTCAAGTGGAATCACACTAGTAAGACATCATTTTGTAATCATTTTCATTGTAATTACTAATTtttacatttttctctaattttggTTTACTTCTTACAGATTTAGTTGTTGCCAGTGGTGGAGATGATAATAAGATTTCGTTGTGGCAGAAAAATGGTCAAAGTTTGGGTACCATCCCACTTTCTGGTGTTGATAGTGGAGATAACATGGAGGtaatatctttttttctttcttttttggatTTTGTATTAGATAATATATACAGTTATAAAATTGCAGACTATGTTTGGACTTGAGAAATGTGATTGAGCTGTGGGTTCTATGACTCGTAAATTTAGTGACTGGGTTTGCTATTAACTGCAGGAATCGATTTCTACTATCAGCTTTAGCAACAAGAGTTCTAGGTATATATGTTCTGGAGGAAGTGGTCAAGTTGTAAGGATATGGGATTTGCAAAAAAAACGTTGTATCAAAAAGTTGACGGGTCACACTGATACCATTACGGGGGCAATCTACAATTGCAAAGATGAGCAATTAGCATCTATTAGTCTAAAGGGTGATCTCATTCTTCATAATCTTGCATTTGAAGCAAAGACTGAGCTGAAGGACCCAAATGGAcaggttgtttttgttgtttctggcgTGTTTGTTAGTAGGATTCTAGCATTTCAGGTGGTTGTTTGGGTTTCTCTTGTTTTCTGAAACCTCTATTTCTTTGCTGGTTATGTTTAAGATCAGGTATTAAGAGTGCTTGATTATTCTAGAATTAGTCGCCACCTCTTGGTaactgctggtgatgatggttCTGTGCACCTGTGGGATACAGCAGCACGTAATTCAAAGCCAAAGGTCTGTTGCCAGTATTCTTATTTAGTTAGATTATGTCTATTACTGTACCATTTCCCCTCAAACTTCAGTATTATTAGTATGATCATTAGTAGTCATATTTGTGTTATGTTTGTTTGTTTCCCCTGAAAATGATTTGAGCTAGAAGATGTTTATTAATTTAATCATGTCAAGTTTTATTGTTATAGGCGTCTTGGCTAAAGCAGCATTCAGCACCAACAACTGGGGTCAGCTTTTCTCCAACAAATGATAAGGTGTCATTCTTCGTACCATACTGTTTATTGTCTCCTTGATTATACACTGACTGGAGAAAAGGAATTTTGATGCTCGTGCTCTGTATTTTATATTCCAAAAAGGTCTAATAAAGATTAGCTAATCCCTtgttcttcttttattttatgtCAGATGATTGCTACTGTAGGTCTCGACAAAAAATTATATACGTATGATTGTGGGACTAAAAGACCCCCAATTTGTATGTCATATGAGGCACCTTTCACTTCGCTGGCATATAGAGATGATGGTTGGACGCTGGCTGCTGGAACAAATAATGGGCAAGTGGTTTTCTATGATATTCGTGGGAAACGGCAACCTATTACAGCGCTCCGGGCTTATAGTAACTCAGAGGTGAAACTAATCTTTTAATTGCTATTTCAGTTTTTTCTTTTATGCCGGAACTCTTTATGATGAATTTTATCTCATGTATGCTGTTACTGGCGCACCATCTTCCCCTTCCAGTAGTCATATTCCTGATTATCATTCCAGATGTTCAAGACTTCATCTTTCAGTTTCCCTACATATATTTTACCTTTATTCCCCATCCAATGCTAAGTACTAAGTATTTTTAGTTTTCATCAGGCTGTTACAAGTTTATGCTGGCAAAGGTTGAAACCTATTATCGTGAATGAAAGTAATTGTACTGCTGAGACTGCTCTCCTGGGAGGTGCTGGCGAAGATTCAGTACTAATGCCAGATCCACTTCCCTCTGTATCATCCTCGACTGTTTCTACGTCGACATCATTGCCTGGGTCCAGAAATAGCGGGCGATCGGGTCTTCCTGGGGATGCATTTTCTCTTACAGCAGCTAATGGTGTGTCAATGTCAAACAATCTATTCATGTCCACCGCAGAGGAGACACCTCATAAGAATCACCTTTGGACGGGTGGAACTTTGTCGAGATTAAAAGCACCTCATACTGCTTATAATAACTTCAAAGACGACATGGAAGTATTTTCCCCACTTGTGGATGTTCAACCAATCACACCATCGCTTGATAAGCTGTGGGATGGTCATGATGAGGCTAGGAAAGATCATTTATCAGCCGACAGAAAACCTACAGCTCTGCTATTCCCATCATCAATCAGGAGATTTCCTTTCGCAGATGATGTGGGTTCGAATTCTTCTCATCCAGTCTTTGATTGGAAAACCAGTTCAACTCCTAGACAGGTTTGATACTCTATTTCTAAAGTTTGTTGGTAGTAATGTACATTGTTTCTTAAAGCTGGGTACCAGATTATTTTAGTAGTACAATTCTAGGGATTTACCTAGTTTTCGTGGATTTAGCCTATTGCTTAATATTTGAATAAGGATGTCAGTCTCAGGGTTTGACTCGAAAAGTGCTTTGTCCCTCGAGGGATTGGATTCCTTTCTTGAAATTTCTAACAACGCTTGCTCCATAATGCAGGAGGACGTTCGCTCTTCCTTATTACACTTAGGGTCTACTCCTACTGCATCTTGCAGGAGTGAAGAGTCTTTTGCTTCCACTCCTCCTGAAGCTTGGGGTGGTGAGAGTCTGACTGATAAATTCGATAGCCTCCGCCAGCCAGTTACCTTAAATGTTGGGCCGAGCTACACGAACCTGCGCAGCAACAGTAGTGTTTCTTCAAATCAAGAGAGCTCCTCCACATCCTCCTTCGGATTTGCAGAACATGCTCGTTTTAGTTCCGTAGCTACATCGCTTGGTACAAAAATCAGCTCTCCTCAGAATGTTGAGTCTCCAAGATCACCTGCACTACCTCGAAGGTTTTCCACATATGCAGAGAGATTAAGCACTACCTCATCTTTCAGTGACGGAGCAGCCCTGACGTCTGGCTCACCAAAAGCAAAGAAAACAGGAACTGAGACACGTGAAGAGCTCGTATCTGTAAGATAACAGAACATGATCTTATTCTAGTCTCTTAATTTAAATAGTCTGGGTTTTAATATATTGGCGAGTTTGTCCGTGTTTTTCTTGGTTACATAATAGAAAGAAACTGTGCGTAACAGGGCTCTACATCACAGCAACAGAGGGACACACCGCAGCCAGATTTGCAACAGGCGACGTCTCCTTTTGCAGTTCAACTAGTCCAGCGCCTTCTTGAAGAAAAACTTTCATCAGTCCAGAAATCAAATCATGAGGACATGAGGAACCTTCATATCGAGCTCTTAAGACAGTTTCACATGCAGGAGGTATATTTGGGATGAACCAAACTAGCTTTCTTGATAAGT encodes the following:
- the LOC113307537 gene encoding protein NEDD1-like, which gives rise to MNLVESSMAYLAASGSDTVKLFDVSEDADRDPCILSYTPSPGSQVNSVKWNHTNLVVASGGDDNKISLWQKNGQSLGTIPLSGVDSGDNMEESISTISFSNKSSRYICSGGSGQVVRIWDLQKKRCIKKLTGHTDTITGAIYNCKDEQLASISLKGDLILHNLAFEAKTELKDPNGQVLRVLDYSRISRHLLVTAGDDGSVHLWDTAARNSKPKASWLKQHSAPTTGVSFSPTNDKMIATVGLDKKLYTYDCGTKRPPICMSYEAPFTSLAYRDDGWTLAAGTNNGQVVFYDIRGKRQPITALRAYSNSEAVTSLCWQRLKPIIVNESNCTAETALLGGAGEDSVLMPDPLPSVSSSTVSTSTSLPGSRNSGRSGLPGDAFSLTAANGVSMSNNLFMSTAEETPHKNHLWTGGTLSRLKAPHTAYNNFKDDMEVFSPLVDVQPITPSLDKLWDGHDEARKDHLSADRKPTALLFPSSIRRFPFADDVGSNSSHPVFDWKTSSTPRQEDVRSSLLHLGSTPTASCRSEESFASTPPEAWGGESLTDKFDSLRQPVTLNVGPSYTNLRSNSSVSSNQESSSTSSFGFAEHARFSSVATSLGTKISSPQNVESPRSPALPRRFSTYAERLSTTSSFSDGAALTSGSPKAKKTGTETREELVSGSTSQQQRDTPQPDLQQATSPFAVQLVQRLLEEKLSSVQKSNHEDMRNLHIELLRQFHMQEIQTASHINSLQENIVELVKVVQSLQKEVQQLRQSQSL